A window of Haloarcula marismortui ATCC 43049 genomic DNA:
GTAGAAGGCATCTCGACCGACACCGCGATGTCGGCCACATCGTCTATCTGTAACTTCGAATGGGATGGACGGCTCAGGGAATACTTCCACGCCTACGATTCACTCGTCGACGACGGCTCGATGGTTGCCGCTCTTGATGCGGTCGTCGAACAGGAGCGAGCGACGTTCCGAGAGCTGTTCGACGACGTTGCGACCTACCGCGCACACATCCCCCGGACACGGGACTGGGGCGACCACAACCTCGACACTGCCATTGTTGAGGCCGTCGAATCGCTTGATTCCCCGCGTGTGATACAGGCGATGGACTGAGCCGAGTATCGTATATGCGTCGTGAAAACGGAGTGAAACCGAGAGTGACACTGAAATCCCTGGTTATGACTAAGGGAATAGATGCGACGAAGAGTCCCTGTAACGATAGCGCGGAAAAACAACGGCATACTCGCAGTAACCGAGCAATAACTAATCGCCGTCCGGCGGATGGGTCTGTGTTCGAGAGCCTAGCAATGTATCGATCGGATGCCGAAACTGCCGGCAGATGGCAGATGCGACGGTGCCATCGTGGCGGGCGAGACAACGGATGGACCACAGGGAAGTGGTCGGGTTGTGCCCTGACTGACCACAGGACCTGTCCCGGGTGTGCGTATGGACAGTAGCGACAGGTTCGAACGGTCGGCCACGACGACCAGACGACGGGTGCTCAAAGCCGCCGGTGCTGGCGTCGGCCTTACCGCGCTGGGAACCACCGCCAGTACCGGCCAGCAGCCGGACTACTGGACGGTCGTCGCACTGCCGGACACGCAGGTGTACGCCAAAGAGAGGACACCTTACGCCAAGGACCAGACGCAGTGGATCGCCGACAACACGGCCGCAGAGAACATCGCGTTCGTCAGCCACGAAGGCGATGTGGTCGACCACGGCGACGACGACGCGGAGTGGCAGTACATAGATGAGGCCATGTCCACGCTCGACGGGGTGGTCCCCTACGCCACCGTGACGGGCAATCACGACTACGCGACACTATGGGACCGGAATTCCTCTGTTGCCAAGTACCGGGAGTACTTCGGCCCGTCACGGTACGAGGGACGGGACTGGTTCGGCGGAGCGGGCCCGAGCAACGGTGACGAAGGTCGGGATAACCTCAACACCTACCAGCTGTTTTCGGCCGGCGGCTACGACTTCCTGCATCTCGCTTTAGAGTGGGAGCCACCGGGAACCGTAGACGACCCATCGACCCCACTTGGATGGGGCCAGAGCGTCCTCGACCAGTATCCGGACCGGGCGGCGATACTCACAACGCACTCGTATCTCCGCGACAAACCACAGCGACGGACCCGGAAGTTGCAGGAAGCGAGCGAAATCGGAAATACGGGTCAGACCGTCTGGGAAGACCTCGTCTCCCCAAACGACCAGATATTCATGGTCCTCTGTGGCCACTGGCACGAGGGCACAGGCGAGAGTGGCGGAGAGGCCCATCAGGTGTCAACAAACGACGCCGGCGCATCAGTGTACGAGTTACTGGCGAACTACCAGTTCCGACCCAACGGCGGGAACGGCTTCATGCGCCGCATCGAGTTCCGTCCCGGAGATGGGGCAGACGCGCCAGACCGGATTCAGGTTCGGACGTACTCGCCGAGTACGGGAGCCGAAAAGACCGACAGCGACTCGCAGTTCGGGTTCGACCTCGACTTCGACGCCCGGTTTGGGTCGTCGTCCAAGACGCCGGAGCCAACGGAGACGCCGAAAACGCCAGACGGACCGACGGCCACGTTCCAGCAGGGGACGGACGGCTACAGCGGGACAACTGATACGATGATACGCGCCGCTGATCCGGAGACGAGCTACAGCACCGCTGAAACACTGTCTATCGACGGCAGCGACCCAGAGGGGTCGGGCAGTAGCGCGCAGGCACTCCTCCGGTTCGGTAGTATCACCGGGACAGAGAGCGGGCAGATACCGCCCGGGTCGGACGTGAAACAGGCCACTGTAACGCTTGAGACGTCGGACGCAGGGGATGGCGCAGCGGTCCACCGACTGCGAACGGACTGGAGCGCTGATTCGACATGGGCGTCGCTGGACGGCGGCGTCCAGGCGGATGGGTCCCAGGCCGTCGCCGATGCGGTCGCACGGACCGGCGCGGTAGAAACAGGTGAGATTTCGATTGATGTAACGGCGAGCGTAGACGCGTGGGTTAACGGCGCACAGAACGCCGGATGGGTGTTTCGCCCGCTCGGGAACGACGGCTGGGATATCCAGAGCGCCGACAACGCCATACCACCGACGCTGACTGTCAGCTACACCCCCGGAGAAACCGTGGCCGGCGACGCCGACGGCGACGGTGACGTCGACACTGACGACGTAGACCGGATCCAGCGGTCGGTTGCCGGCGAGGACAGTGATATTGACCGGGACGCGGCAGACATCGACGGCGACGGTGACGTCGACATCGGCGATGCTGTTTCCGCCCGAAATCTGGCGGGGGACGACCAATGAGAACCAGCCGAACGCTTGTCGTCGCCGTTGCCCTCACGGTCGTGGTCGGAACGCTCCCGATAGCGGTCGCCGCACTGGCACCGGGGTCTGCAAGCGCGATTTCGCTCGATGACACAGTCCCGGAAGCATCCGGCGACGCGCTCTCCGTTGCTCCCGGTGAAACAGTCACCGTGCAGGTCTGGGCCAACGCAACAGCGGTGCGTGGCTACCAGACCAACGTTACGTTCGACCCCACCATCGCGGAGATCGACAGCGTTGCCGGCAGCGACGACTTCGACAGCCCCGTCACGAACGTGAACAACGAGGCCGGATGGGTGGCGTTCAATCAGCTTCGGTCCAGAGAGACGAGCGACCCTGTTCTCGCCGAAATCACGCTCACAGTGCCAGCAGATGCGGCCGGGTCCACACAACTCGCCTTCATCGAAGCGGACACGAAACTGTCGAACAGCGACGGCGAGACTGTCGCACCTGCAGCCTTCAACAGTATTGAGCTACGCGTCAACAATGGTTCGACGACTCCAACAGACACCGCGACACCGTCAGGAACAGACACGGCAACGGCTACCGAAACAGCGACCGACACTAATGGCGGCGGAGATGGAAACGATACCAACGGTTCTGACGGCAGCAACGACGGCGGTAGCAGTGACAATAGCGACAGCAACGATAGCAATAATGACGATGACAACAGCGGTGGGGGTGGGGGCGGAGGCGGTGCTATCTCCCCACCTGAACCATCGTTCTCGGTCATAAACACGTCGCTCAACAGAACATCGGTCGCGCCCAGACAGTCGGTCATGGTGTCTGGAACCATCGAGAATGCTGGTGACGGGGACGGGACGTTTGAGGCGCGTGTCTATGATAACGGAACAGTGACCGGGACGAACGCGAGCGTCGAAATCCCGAACGGAGAACAGCGTCAGGTGAACCTCACAGTCCGGTTCAACTCCTCCGGTGTCCACGCCGTGAAACTCAACACGACCAGTGTGGGTAACGTGACCGTTCGGGCGGCAAACAGTACGACGGACGGGACGACGAACGCAACCGGAAACAAGACGACGACTGGGACAGCAACCGTGACCGTACCATCCACGCCGGATTCGACGGCGTCGGCCACTGTAACCGACACCAAGACGGCCACCACATCACAGGCTGCTGGACAGACGACAGCTTCGGAGGCTGAGACCGGCACGACAACACCCAACCCGGATACGCAGACGCCAACAACGGACGGCTCCGGCCCCGGCTTCAGTCTCGCCGCCGTTGTCGTCTCGCTGTCGCTGCTGCTTGGCTGGCTCGGCTATCGACGGGAAGGAGAGCAGTGAGTCGCGACCGTCGTCGCGGCTACAGATACTCCGTCGTTTCCACTTCATTCTGCCCAGCGGAACCCTCCGCCCCGAACGCGGGTGTTACGATAGCCGGTTCTTGTGGAAAGCATTCCTACGGGAAAATACTAGACGGCCGTGCCGATAGGGCGAACAGACTCCCTACCCGCAACAGCAACGGTACGTAATCAGTGCAAAGTTTACAATACACCAGGGTAGCATCGGAATTGTCCTGCAAGCGTGACGCTGTCGCTCCTCCATCACATTCTACATGACGAAAATCTGGTATGGACTCGCCGGGTAGTAGTCTGAAATTTACACGACAACGGGGGGTTGTGTTTGGTAATGGTCATGTTAGATTCGCTCCAGTTGCTTCTTTCGAACCGCCATTTTCTCCTGATTCGTCCGCACGTCGTAGTGCTCGTACAGCACTTCGAGCGATACGTCGCATCGCTCGCTGACGATCTCCGGAGACACGTCGCTGTTCAGGTGGTAGGTAATACTGCCACGTCGGAGTCCGTGGGGTGACCGGGAAGACGGGCATTTACTGTGGGCCGCACGCGAACCCAGTGCCTCGCAGGTCGACGGGTCCGACGGGTCGGCGTCGTGTGGACAGCCATTGAGAACGCACGGCTGGGTGAGCTTGTTCACCCACTTGTAGATGGTATCACCTGCGGGCCGGCCGTGCTGCGAGGTGATGAGTGGCTTCCGGCCGTAGTCGTCGGTTCGCTCGTAGCGGTCCGGGTTGTCGAGATAATCGTCGACGACCTGGTAATCACTCGGACCAAGGTAGACCCACCGCTCGCCGTCTTCACCGTTCTTGAGTTTCGTTCCCTCGTCGATTCGGTGCTCAAGCACCAGCGCATAGTCGTCGGGCCGAAGGTCGTCAACGTCCAGTGACCGAAGGGCCGACCGGCGCATTGCCGTCTTCCATAGGATCAGGAAGACAACGTGGTCCCGGCTCGCGTAACGGTAGTCGTGAAGAAAGTCGAGTATCTGGTGTGCCCGATCTGCGCTCAGATGGACCTCGCGGCTTTCGGCTCCGTCGGGCAGCTCGGGAGCATGGACCTTCTCGGCCAGCCCATCGTCGACGCCCTCGATGTCGGCCCAATATCGGAGCGCTTCACGAATCGTCGATAGTTGCTTCTGGAGGGTCAGCGCCGCGATGTCACCCCGTCGCCAGGCCACGAAGTCAGCCAGATCGCGGCCAGTGAGGTTGTTCAGGTTCTCGATGTCGCGCTCCTCACACCATTCGTTGAAGAATCGGAGTCGCGTCTTCGCGTTCCGCATCGTACTCTCGCGAACGGACGGTTCGCGGTGTCGGAGGAACCGCTCGATACCTTCCTCCGGCGAGAGATCCATCAGATCCTCGCTCATGCTTGCCCCCGCTTTCGCTTCCGGTAACAGCCCAGACAGCGGGACTCACCGGGATAGCAGAAGTTCTCACAGCCGTCCGTTTCGCATTTATCCACGTCTTCGATGACGCGGTCGCTCACGCACACGCACCTCCAGACGGGACGTACCGGTCTCCGCAGGTTGGTCGACTGGCTATACCACTGCTCGTTGGGCTACTTTCAATAGCCCGCTCGTTCTCGTCTTTCATGGGTCGTCTAAGCCTCAAACGGGAAACGACCCACCCGGCGTGTGCCAGCACGCCGGACCTTTCTGGTCCGATGGGCGGGTCACTTCACCTGTATAACGCCTCTACTGAAATACTTTTCTGTGAATTGCACAGATTAATCTGTGCTACTACGCTGAGATACAAGTGATTGCAAATAGATGTCTAATGCACCGATACACCTATGAGTTCCACAGCCACACCGCTTGATGTGCCTAGGCAGCGTGCTGATTGGATGACTCAGACTGACGAAGCAATTCTGGAAACGATTCGAGATGAAGGGAACATGACTCCCCAAGCTCTCGATGATACTTTCGACATAGCCGCTGCCAACTACGCCCGTGATCGACTCTCTGAGCTTACCCGGTACGGGCTGGTCGAGAAGATCGGGCGCGGTCTCTACCGACTGACCGATGACGGGCGTGCATTCCTCAACGAGGAACTCGACGCCAGCGAACTCGCACCTGTCGAAGACGCCGACTGACATTCTCTTAGACCCTCGCGAGTCGTGCCGTCACGTCACCGGCCCACTCCGGTAATTCGAGATCGGCTAACTTGCCGTCGTGCCAGCTCGTCACGATCTCTGTATCGCCGTCGCGGGCCACGTCGACGCGCCACTTCCGGCCGTCTTCTGCGGTGATGTCGAACCGCGCACCACCATCCCCGAGAGCTTTGATGTGCTCGACGTTCACCTCCTCACCAGTGTAGACTTCGATTGTTCCTTCCATACACTGTGGGCTGAGGGGAAGAAACGGGTTAAAAAGGTACTATACTTCCGAGAGGCCGAACCTCAGAGCATCTTCAAAATTCCTTGAAAACTCTCTACTGGTCGGTACTGATGGTCTACTTATGAATTAACGTCTAGATCATCTCCGCTTTTATGGCCAACGATTTGCCGGATTCTCTCTCGAGGAATACAGTGTCGGTTGATGTTACTATTCGAATCTTCAATCCTTGCAACAACCCACTCGTCGTGGACTTCTACGTGTGTGGCAGTCTTGTCTTCCGTATCGTCGTTGAACTCGATTACACTCATGCGGATGTGTACACGAGTAACATTGTGAAAGGGGTTGGGTTGTCACATTGATGGCTGAAAAAGCGTATCTACTGGAAAAATGTATGGTTGATATCAAGTTTTCACATAGAGTGACGAATTATCACGTTGGCCACCACAGCAGGTCGGTAAGAGCTGAATGGGTATTGGCAGCTCTGAAAAGGCGAGTGTTTCATACACTACAAAGACTTAATTATGATTCTTTCATTTGTACTAAGACCATGGGACTCAATATTGATGGGCTTATGTCTGCGGTGGAGCAATCTGATAACGATGGGAATGGCTCTAGCGATGGATCAGGAAAGACGCGACATACAAATGACGAGCCAGCAGTTATTTGTCCTGCTGATGGATGTGATTTCAGTGGTGCAAATCGAAGGATAGGCCCTCATATACGTATGAGTAGCGGTGATGGTCATGGGCCGAAATTCGAGGTTCCAGAACACCTCAGTGTTGACTCAGCTGAATCTGCTGGTACTGAAAAGGTAGCAATGGAATATCCGAATAAGCAAAAGATCGGGGAAGAAACTCGATACTGTCCATTTTGCCGAGATACCTTTACAGGGCAGCATATCATGAAGCACCTTGGAGCAAAAGCGGGGAGAGACAACCATCCTGAGTCACCGACTACAACGTTTGAAACAGAAGATTTTGCTGTCGTCGAAACTGATGTTGATGGGAATATAACAGCTGTTCTTGAGGAAGGAAAAGGGGACCCGT
This region includes:
- a CDS encoding DNRLRE domain-containing protein, encoding MDSSDRFERSATTTRRRVLKAAGAGVGLTALGTTASTGQQPDYWTVVALPDTQVYAKERTPYAKDQTQWIADNTAAENIAFVSHEGDVVDHGDDDAEWQYIDEAMSTLDGVVPYATVTGNHDYATLWDRNSSVAKYREYFGPSRYEGRDWFGGAGPSNGDEGRDNLNTYQLFSAGGYDFLHLALEWEPPGTVDDPSTPLGWGQSVLDQYPDRAAILTTHSYLRDKPQRRTRKLQEASEIGNTGQTVWEDLVSPNDQIFMVLCGHWHEGTGESGGEAHQVSTNDAGASVYELLANYQFRPNGGNGFMRRIEFRPGDGADAPDRIQVRTYSPSTGAEKTDSDSQFGFDLDFDARFGSSSKTPEPTETPKTPDGPTATFQQGTDGYSGTTDTMIRAADPETSYSTAETLSIDGSDPEGSGSSAQALLRFGSITGTESGQIPPGSDVKQATVTLETSDAGDGAAVHRLRTDWSADSTWASLDGGVQADGSQAVADAVARTGAVETGEISIDVTASVDAWVNGAQNAGWVFRPLGNDGWDIQSADNAIPPTLTVSYTPGETVAGDADGDGDVDTDDVDRIQRSVAGEDSDIDRDAADIDGDGDVDIGDAVSARNLAGDDQ
- a CDS encoding cohesin domain-containing protein, producing the protein MRTSRTLVVAVALTVVVGTLPIAVAALAPGSASAISLDDTVPEASGDALSVAPGETVTVQVWANATAVRGYQTNVTFDPTIAEIDSVAGSDDFDSPVTNVNNEAGWVAFNQLRSRETSDPVLAEITLTVPADAAGSTQLAFIEADTKLSNSDGETVAPAAFNSIELRVNNGSTTPTDTATPSGTDTATATETATDTNGGGDGNDTNGSDGSNDGGSSDNSDSNDSNNDDDNSGGGGGGGGAISPPEPSFSVINTSLNRTSVAPRQSVMVSGTIENAGDGDGTFEARVYDNGTVTGTNASVEIPNGEQRQVNLTVRFNSSGVHAVKLNTTSVGNVTVRAANSTTDGTTNATGNKTTTGTATVTVPSTPDSTASATVTDTKTATTSQAAGQTTASEAETGTTTPNPDTQTPTTDGSGPGFSLAAVVVSLSLLLGWLGYRREGEQ
- a CDS encoding tyrosine-type recombinase/integrase, producing MSEDLMDLSPEEGIERFLRHREPSVRESTMRNAKTRLRFFNEWCEERDIENLNNLTGRDLADFVAWRRGDIAALTLQKQLSTIREALRYWADIEGVDDGLAEKVHAPELPDGAESREVHLSADRAHQILDFLHDYRYASRDHVVFLILWKTAMRRSALRSLDVDDLRPDDYALVLEHRIDEGTKLKNGEDGERWVYLGPSDYQVVDDYLDNPDRYERTDDYGRKPLITSQHGRPAGDTIYKWVNKLTQPCVLNGCPHDADPSDPSTCEALGSRAAHSKCPSSRSPHGLRRGSITYHLNSDVSPEIVSERCDVSLEVLYEHYDVRTNQEKMAVRKKQLERI
- a CDS encoding type IV toxin-antitoxin system AbiEi family antitoxin domain-containing protein; this translates as MTQTDEAILETIRDEGNMTPQALDDTFDIAAANYARDRLSELTRYGLVEKIGRGLYRLTDDGRAFLNEELDASELAPVEDAD